A single Saccharolobus shibatae B12 DNA region contains:
- a CDS encoding amidohydrolase family protein yields MSEKEFIMASAESWLENEISADTFTMNQLRPFYLYLRNELRRLLGENFIEERSKLIKDDPVKYMRFLFNDAGIEGFVIDTGFGNKEMEIPAKLKLLFRIESIINDNIFQMSFDKALEYFEETLRGKIRKEGYTGFKSIIAYRTGLQVNCNIEQARRDFYSKDTDWFGKIAKGFRDYLLCETLRIARELKVPVQIHTGAGDRDIKLELSRPSYLTNIVRKYEGKVIFVHAGYPYHRETAWMSYLFPSVYLDTSQVIPFAPLAAYTILNEVFEVAPLNKVMHGSDAFHIPEIAWLAAKLAKKAIHKTTEMMIEKNILNEKDAKELVERFLYYNSKEIYGFD; encoded by the coding sequence ATGAGTGAGAAGGAATTTATAATGGCTTCAGCTGAATCTTGGCTTGAAAACGAAATAAGTGCAGATACGTTTACAATGAATCAATTGAGACCATTCTATCTATATTTAAGGAATGAACTTAGAAGACTATTAGGTGAGAACTTCATAGAAGAAAGAAGCAAGTTGATTAAGGACGATCCAGTGAAGTACATGCGATTCCTATTTAATGACGCTGGAATAGAGGGATTTGTAATAGATACTGGATTTGGTAATAAGGAAATGGAAATACCGGCTAAATTAAAGTTACTATTCAGAATAGAGAGCATTATTAATGATAACATTTTTCAAATGTCTTTCGATAAGGCCTTGGAGTACTTTGAGGAAACCTTAAGGGGAAAAATAAGAAAAGAAGGGTATACTGGTTTTAAGAGTATAATAGCCTATAGAACTGGACTACAAGTGAATTGTAATATAGAACAAGCTAGAAGAGATTTTTATAGCAAAGATACAGACTGGTTTGGCAAAATTGCAAAGGGGTTTAGAGATTATCTACTTTGCGAAACCTTAAGAATAGCTAGAGAGTTGAAAGTTCCCGTACAAATTCACACCGGGGCTGGAGATAGAGATATTAAGCTAGAACTATCAAGACCCTCATACCTAACTAATATTGTTAGGAAGTATGAAGGAAAGGTAATTTTCGTACACGCTGGTTATCCTTATCATAGAGAGACTGCCTGGATGTCCTACCTTTTTCCCTCAGTATACCTAGACACCTCACAAGTAATACCATTTGCTCCCTTAGCAGCTTATACTATACTAAATGAGGTTTTTGAGGTAGCCCCATTAAATAAGGTGATGCACGGTTCTGATGCGTTTCACATTCCAGAAATAGCTTGGCTTGCAGCTAAGTTAGCTAAAAAGGCTATACATAAAACTACAGAAATGATGATTGAAAAAAATATATTAAATGAAAAAGACGCTAAAGAACTGGTTGAGAGGTTCTTATACTATAACTCTAAGGAAATATATGGGTTTGACTAG
- a CDS encoding IS6 family transposase produces the protein MEYINLKPRFYTSEVIASALASYLSGLSSWRTSLPHSTLLYYLRRLSCIKYVVPISGFYAVDETKIMVIKGQYYYVWIVRDVKTGAIPFFMVTSLRSGVHVIIVLTNVKNAEKEAEKVLKTRIDKVIYLHDGATIYNAFTWLNVEHKRVTFNERDYAEQGFRSLKHRISSMDFHFPWNTNRFTLTRWLSVFFLAYNALYAPVYLPDRGVIINVNISNE, from the coding sequence ATGGAGTATATTAATCTTAAGCCTAGGTTTTACACTAGTGAGGTAATAGCCTCGGCTTTGGCTAGTTACCTCTCGGGTTTATCTTCTTGGAGGACTTCTTTGCCTCATTCTACCTTGTTGTACTACTTGAGGAGGTTGAGCTGCATTAAGTACGTAGTGCCAATTAGTGGTTTTTATGCGGTAGACGAGACTAAAATTATGGTAATTAAGGGGCAGTATTATTACGTGTGGATTGTGAGGGATGTAAAGACGGGTGCGATACCCTTCTTCATGGTGACGAGCTTGAGGAGTGGAGTGCACGTAATAATAGTCTTGACGAACGTGAAGAATGCGGAAAAGGAGGCTGAGAAAGTGCTGAAAACGAGGATAGACAAGGTAATCTATCTACACGATGGGGCAACAATCTATAATGCATTCACTTGGCTAAACGTGGAGCACAAGAGGGTAACGTTCAACGAGAGGGACTACGCAGAACAAGGATTCAGGAGCTTAAAACACAGGATATCCTCAATGGATTTTCACTTCCCGTGGAACACTAATAGGTTCACGCTCACGAGGTGGTTATCAGTGTTCTTCCTAGCTTATAACGCGCTTTACGCTCCAGTATATTTGCCAGACAGGGGAGTGATAATAAATGTAAATATTTCAAATGAATGA
- a CDS encoding glutamine synthetase family protein, translating into MNVEKELREKGVEILRFTWVGLDGYIRSKGAYIDHIDELLKTGIGLTMAMMSFTPMDYISPYGTFGPQDEDVFLTPDLSTLSIFPPSAIVLCNLYKHGNPWNYDPRNTLIKTIEKAKEQYDFDFKSAFEIEFYLTKDRKPFDNARCFDPSAFYNNQIIPEIAKTLRQINIEPIRIIKEYGPGQYEFDIMHKDTLRSADEVIIFKEVARQVASKYGVEANFMPKPFNKMAGSGLHLNISVWKDNQNLFYNSNDKYGLSNLAYNFIAGLLEHAKALTAIASPTINSYKRLVPGSWAPTKITYGYNNKSAMIRIPTPYPGMSQLDRRIEYRVPDPSTNPYLLLTAVIEAGLDGIERGLKPPEAVNENAYYRKDIDEIPRNLREALNELRKDTRLVERIGKEIIDEFIKVKLAEVEEYESLVTDWEYEVYRRL; encoded by the coding sequence ATGAACGTAGAGAAAGAACTCAGAGAAAAGGGTGTAGAAATTTTAAGGTTCACTTGGGTAGGGTTAGATGGTTACATTAGATCAAAGGGAGCGTATATTGATCACATAGATGAATTACTAAAAACTGGTATAGGCTTAACAATGGCAATGATGAGCTTTACCCCAATGGATTATATAAGCCCCTACGGGACATTTGGGCCACAAGATGAGGATGTATTCTTGACTCCAGACCTTAGCACACTATCAATTTTTCCACCATCAGCCATAGTATTATGTAATTTATATAAGCATGGTAATCCGTGGAATTACGATCCTAGAAATACGTTAATCAAAACAATAGAAAAGGCGAAAGAACAATACGATTTCGACTTCAAATCGGCCTTCGAAATAGAGTTCTACTTAACAAAGGATAGAAAGCCATTTGATAATGCTAGGTGTTTCGATCCTTCTGCATTTTATAACAATCAAATAATTCCAGAAATTGCCAAAACGTTAAGGCAAATCAACATAGAACCAATAAGGATAATAAAGGAATATGGACCGGGGCAATACGAATTCGATATAATGCATAAAGATACGTTGAGAAGTGCTGATGAGGTTATTATATTTAAGGAAGTTGCAAGACAAGTAGCAAGTAAATACGGAGTTGAGGCAAACTTCATGCCAAAACCATTTAATAAAATGGCTGGATCTGGGTTACACTTGAACATTAGCGTATGGAAAGACAATCAGAATTTGTTCTATAACTCAAACGATAAGTATGGACTCAGTAACTTAGCTTATAACTTCATAGCTGGTTTATTGGAACATGCTAAAGCCTTAACTGCAATAGCCTCACCTACCATTAACTCCTATAAGAGACTAGTTCCAGGATCTTGGGCGCCAACCAAAATAACCTATGGATATAACAATAAGTCTGCTATGATAAGAATACCAACACCGTATCCCGGAATGTCACAATTAGATAGGAGAATAGAATATAGAGTTCCCGATCCTTCAACAAATCCATATCTTCTCTTAACAGCAGTAATAGAGGCGGGATTGGATGGAATAGAAAGAGGATTGAAGCCTCCAGAAGCTGTAAATGAAAATGCTTATTATAGAAAAGATATTGATGAGATACCAAGAAATCTCAGAGAAGCACTAAATGAACTAAGAAAAGATACCAGATTAGTGGAAAGAATTGGTAAAGAGATTATTGATGAATTCATAAAGGTCAAGTTAGCTGAGGTAGAGGAATATGAAAGCCTAGTAACAGATTGGGAATACGAGGTGTATAGGAGATTATAA